Within Mustela lutreola isolate mMusLut2 chromosome 10, mMusLut2.pri, whole genome shotgun sequence, the genomic segment AATCCAGCTGTGCGCCAGAGGAGGTGGGCGGGCCTGCTCTCGAGCCAGGATCCCTCCCAGTTGGCCCCATAGTTCGCTCGGAAGAACTCGCTGGAACACATCTCTGCTCAGAGCCCCGCTCAGGCACACACGGTTAACACTGGCTAATAGTGCTTCAGCATCAAGGGCAGGGTCccggggcgtgtgtgtgtgtgtgtgtgtgtgtgtgtgtgtgtgtgtagtgatgCAGGATCCCAGGGGCAAAGTGCGCCCAGGCCTTTGCCCGGGAAGGAATGCATTTGTAAGGAAGGAATGCGAGTGATAACTTGTTCTGTGCGTGAGGCTGTGAGGTGGTGGAGGGAGTGTTTTTTTCAGTCTGTGAACTGAATGCAAGCATGTATGCTCAGGTGTTGAGTGGGTTGATGGAGATGGTCAGCCTGATTAAAAGAGTCGAGTAGTGTCTCAATCTGGGTCCCCCTGCATGGCAGGAGCCTGGAGGACGTTGGGGACAGAAGTAAGAGAGGGAGACTGAGTCACTGAGAATGCAGTTTTCATTGGTCACTTATCGCAGGAGAAGGGCTGGGGACCCTGTGCCCGTCCTCCCCCGCGGGCTTTCTGGCAGGACTGGGGATCTCAGAAGGTGGGAATCCAGGTCCAATGGCACTGGGGGAGCCGTGTGGGCGGGGCCTCCCTAGCACCATGGGCAGGGGCAGTCCCAACGTCCTGGGGCAGCTGTGAGTTCCTGCGCATTTCCAGTACGCAGAGCTCCTTGCAACGGGAAAGGGCCGGTCAGTAATAGTGCATGCGACCCAGAGTGCCTGTGGCCGTGGGGCTGGGCCCCAGCGTGCCAGTACCCAGCAGGTCCGGCTGCCCAGTGCGCCAAATCTCCCTTAGGATCCGTTCCCGCTCCTCCAAGCGCTGTGCCCGCTCCAGCTCCTCTGCCGACGTGAAGACGTTTACGCTCAGCGGCCCGTCTGGCTCAGCCGTCAGCTCTGGGCCCTGCAGCGTGTCGTCGGGGCCCAGCCGCGTCAccgtgtcctcctcctcctcctcgtcgtcCTCGGGTTCGAGGGTGCTGCTGCGGGGGACCCGGCGCGGAGCAGGGGCCCGGGGCCGCGGGCGGGGAGCGCAGGAAATACTGATGACTAGTAGGCACAGCGTTAGCAGCAGGccaaagcagactcccagcaCGAAGTAGAGGCCAAAGCTCTCGGGGTTAGCTGAGGGTCAGAGGGCAGAAGTCATGGAGGAGCCCTGCCTCCCTGGCGGGTGGGAGTTATTCCACTGCGGAAGGACTCCAGTTTCGAAGTTTGGGGGTCAAGGGCCGTCCTCCTTATTTGAAAGACATTAGGTAGCCGCCAACAGTCAGTGAGGGATGGGGAGgatggggctgggaggtggggagggaaggggagtggggcctcagaggggcagggaggggcccatGCCCCCCGGGGCCCGCCCTCACCGCGGATGTGCGCGTAGGCCGCCAGGCTGTTGCTCAGCAACTCCATGTCCCTCCGTGGGGCATCCATGCTGCTCTGGGGGCGGAGGGGCAAGCCCCCCGTCAGCCTGGCGGGGTCAGCAAGGTCAGATCCCAATCCCCAGCCCGGAGCTGATTCTGACCCCGCCTCCTCCGGGTAGCTCCCCTCGCTGGAAGAGCAGCCCCAGGGTCCAAACCGGAGACAGCAGCTCTCTAACTTTGTTACAGACCTGGGCCCTGCCTGGGAGATCCCTTCCCTGGGCGCAGACGCCCCTCCAACTTTTGAGGGGTCAGGGAAGTGGGCCGCAGGAGGCTCCGCCCCCTTGTGGGGTCCCCAAATGACGCCCGGCTTCGCCGTCCCGGTAGTGGGATGGAGGAGCGAGACGCGAGTGCCTTTTCCACTCCCAGGGCGGGCTCCGGAGGCGAAGccgcctccctctcccctccagcccgCCCCGCCGGGACCCACCGGTCCAAAGGCCGGGGCTCACTCACCGTCAGCGCCCCGCTTCCCCGCTGCCGGCTCCCGCGCGTCCGGCGGCCGCATACACCCGAGACCCGGCCGCTCCCGCCCCGTCCGGTCCCAGCTTCCCCGCCTGCCCGGCTCGGCTCCCAGGCCGCGGCAGCGCGGGCGGGACACGGGCCGAGGGACCAGCCGGCCGAAAGTTTCCTCCGAGGAAagaggaggggcggggcggggcggggggaggcggggaggaaaAGGGccgggagaggaaggggagaggagcgAGCgactgggaggagggggagcgaGGCCGGCGGGGCCGTCTGCTCTCCCACAGGAAACCGCTGGGGAGGCTGGTGGCAGGGTCCCGCCCCCAAGCttctaataacaaaaataatgaagttttgCCTGTGTCTCTGTATGTATGTGCCCTTtgtaatattctttcatttaattctaaCAATCCTATAAAGTGAGTACCATTGTCGCCACTTGGCAGATGAGTAAACCGAGTCATGGAGATTGAATAACTTGACTAAAGGGTCAGTATTTGAACGGAGTGCTCTTGGCCCCTAGAGCCTGGGGCTCTTAACCTCTTCTCTACACCTTGCTCTTCCTCCCAGAAGGCCCTCCCGCCCAGGAAGACTGCCCCTCTTCTGCAGTCCTCCCCCCAGATCGTGAGTTTACAACAGAGGGGGCTCCGGCTGGGAGAGCATGTCCAGCTGGCAGAGCTTCTGTCACACGGGGTTAATGAATGTTGGGCTGGTGCTTGGAGCCGGGAGCAGGTCAGCCTTGCCCAGCCTGCCTGGAGGTTCTGCTGGCTCTGTGCTCTTCTGCACCAGAGCCTGCCCGGGAGATGTATTTTGTCCTGGCTCAACCTGCGCCTGCGCTCGCCTGCGTTTCCACCTGGGCTCCGCTTGTGCGCGCCATGTGTTGTGTGATCCATGTGTGCGGCCTGGGTCGTCTTCCTGCTCAGACtctcagcacccccccccccttcagggCCCCCCTTCCTGTGCTGGGGCTTGGGTGAGGGGGAGGCCTGCTTGGCGGGAGcctcagagaggaggagggaagaaaggggagaggaaatTGCAGACATAGCTGAAGGCGCGGCCTGAGGCCTGTGGGCTGGTGACCCCCCTGTCTGTCCAGGCTGGAGACCCCCCATCCCCAGTCCTGAGACTGGGTTCAAGCAGGGGGCAGATCTAGATGAAGAAAGGACAGACCCGCTTCCACGGAGATGGGAAAGGACTCCTGGGTGTCTTTGTGACTTTTGAGTCTGTTTTGTGAGCATGTGTGCAGGCATTTCTgcctttatttgtatatttgtgtgtgtctttCCTGTTTATCTGCTTGCGCACTGGGGGGAGGCGGTACCGCTGCGCGCAAACCCCTGCAGCTGCTGGTCAGCAAATGCTCCCTCCTGGGAATGGGGAGGACCTCCTGGGAATGGGGGTTCGGCGGGGAAACAGGACAGATACAaacccctgccctcatggagctggCTCCCGGCCGAGAGACAACTATTCCATGAAGAAGGTAGCCTCGGTGCTACTGAGGCTCGGGGCGATGGAGTGCACCTGCAGGCTGCTCTTCCAGCCCGAGGGAGGGGACACCCGAATCCTGCCGCGTGGGGCTCAGGGCGAGAGCGGGGGCAGGAGTCACCAGGCCTCGAAGCCAGAGGGCCTTGGGTCGCTTCTCTCCCGGGTGCAGCGGCTGGGGCGTGGGGATCCCTCCGCGGGCGACCTCGGACCTTACTGTCCATGTGGCGGGGAACCTGAGAGTCTGGGGGGTTAGGGTTAGCGTCACGGTTCCTGACAGACTTTGGAGAGACCCCGGTGCGGTCCCGGGACAGCACAGGCAGCCTCGGGGCGGGCATGGGAGCCCGGAGAGCGGCGAGGGCCGCAGCTGCGCTTGCAGGCGGCGCCCAGGGCTGGGTCTCCGAAGTGCCGCTG encodes:
- the EVA1B gene encoding protein eva-1 homolog B is translated as MDAPRRDMELLSNSLAAYAHIRANPESFGLYFVLGVCFGLLLTLCLLVISISCAPRPRPRAPAPRRVPRSSTLEPEDDEEEEEDTVTRLGPDDTLQGPELTAEPDGPLSVNVFTSAEELERAQRLEERERILREIWRTGQPDLLGTGTLGPSPTATGTLGRMHYY